One stretch of Rissa tridactyla isolate bRisTri1 chromosome 21, bRisTri1.patW.cur.20221130, whole genome shotgun sequence DNA includes these proteins:
- the RABIF gene encoding guanine nucleotide exchange factor MSS4, which yields MAAACAGMEPAAPPPPSPPPAAAPGSAELVCAQGRNLKAVLCQRCGSRVLLPGAATFAHRELLLPAMRKKAAAAAAAGGGGDVVREHWLVRDMFSFENVGFTRDVGNVKFLVCADCEAGPIGWHCLDDKDSFYVALERVAHE from the exons atggcggcggcctGCGCCGGGATGGAGCCGGCGgcgcctcctcctccctctccccctccggCCGCCGCGCCGGGCTCGGCCGAGCTGGTGTGCGCGCAGGGCCGGAACCTGAAGGCGGTGCTGTGCCAGCGCTGCGGGTCGCGGGTGCTGCTGCCCGGTGCCGCCACCTTCGCCCACCGTGAG ctcctcctgcccgccATGAGGaagaaggcggcggcggcggcggcggcgggcggcggcggggacgtgGTGCGGGAGCACTGGCTGGTGCGCGACATGTTCTCCTTCGAGAACGTGGGCTTCACCCGCGACGTGGGCAACGTCAAGTTCCTGGTGTGCGCCGACTGCGAGGCGGGGCCCATCGGCTGGCACTGCCTCGATGACAAGGACAGCTTCTACGTGGCGCTGGAGCGTGTGGCCCACGAGTGA